A single window of Lutzomyia longipalpis isolate SR_M1_2022 chromosome 1, ASM2433408v1 DNA harbors:
- the LOC129787052 gene encoding protein CutA homolog produces MQIGLIAKILLTVAIGAAFRRFLPLKYNLATMSSSSSTYEPGTHSVAFVTTPDESSAKKLAHLLVERKLAACVNVIPQITSIYDWDGKINEDNEVLLMIKTRTSRVDEICKLVKDNHSYSVAEVISLPIENGNPPYMEWLSKTVLDVAKK; encoded by the exons ATGCAAATTGGTTTAATTGCGAAAATTCTACTCACAGTTGCAATTGG TGCGGCTTTTAGGCGCTTTCTGCCCCTAAAATATAACCTTGCCACAATGTCATCATCTTCCAGCACGTACGAGCCCGGAACACATTCCGTGGCTTTCGTAACAACCCCCGATGAGAGTTCAGCAAAGAAATTAGCTCATCTACTTGTAGAGAGGAAGTTAGCGGCGTGTGTTAATGTAATCCCACAGATCACGTCGATTTACGACTGGGATGGGAAGATCAATGAAGACAATGAAGTCCTCTTGATGATAAAGACACGGACTAGTCGTGTCGATGAGATCTGCAAGCTCGTGAAGGACAATCACTCATACAGCGTGGCAGAAGTTATTTCACTACCCATTGAAAATGGGAATCCGCCCTACATGGAGTGGCTCTCCAAGACTGTTCTTGATGTTGCTAAGAAATAG